A window of the Methyloprofundus sp. genome harbors these coding sequences:
- a CDS encoding periplasmic protein TonB, which yields MIRILVAIFLGTTVALGLFWGMQYMIANNQQGLKETDNLRMTEFVRLKRDTKMQLKDRRVPDKPKPKERPKQPKMQMHTAEVTKTVMPDMDMPNLDMPLQLNGFKGSALSGLNVKAGRAKISTNVIPLVRIPPRYPMRAANRRIQGWVKLEFTITKEGTVTDAIVVDSKPSSIFNSAALKAIKRWKFKPQIIAGEAYEQRAVQTLEFKLSR from the coding sequence GTGATCCGTATTTTGGTTGCCATTTTTTTAGGAACGACTGTTGCCTTAGGTTTATTTTGGGGCATGCAGTATATGATTGCCAACAATCAGCAAGGCTTAAAAGAAACTGATAACTTGCGCATGACCGAGTTTGTACGCTTAAAACGTGATACTAAAATGCAGCTTAAAGATCGGCGCGTACCTGATAAGCCGAAACCAAAAGAACGTCCTAAGCAACCTAAAATGCAAATGCATACTGCGGAAGTGACTAAGACCGTTATGCCGGATATGGATATGCCTAATTTGGATATGCCATTACAATTGAATGGTTTTAAAGGTTCTGCATTATCTGGTTTAAACGTTAAAGCGGGTAGAGCAAAAATTAGTACTAATGTAATTCCTTTGGTAAGGATCCCACCGCGCTATCCGATGCGTGCAGCAAATCGTCGTATACAAGGCTGGGTAAAACTGGAATTTACCATTACTAAAGAAGGGACGGTGACTGATGCTATTGTCGTCGACTCCAAGCCGAGTTCTATTTTTAACAGTGCTGCATTGAAAGCCATTAAACGCTGGAAATTTAAGCCGCAAATCATAGCAGGAGAAGCTTATGAGCAGCGTGCCGTACAGACCTTGGAATTCAAATTATCGCGATGA
- a CDS encoding biopolymer transport protein ExbB has translation MTFIDDIANFLYVGGDVLWVILGVAVCLWCLIIERLLFFKLNYPSLRTAWINQWEQRSDKQSTHALFIRQAIISTALIDMNRGVAVIKMLIGICPLLGLLGTVTGMINVFDVMAVTGTGNARAMAAGVSSATIPTMAGMVIAIAGLYFSKLIEEWVSDESHHLADLLKYH, from the coding sequence ATGACTTTCATAGACGATATTGCTAATTTTCTGTATGTTGGCGGCGATGTCTTATGGGTTATTCTGGGAGTCGCTGTTTGCCTATGGTGCTTGATTATCGAACGCTTATTATTTTTTAAGCTTAATTACCCAAGCCTACGCACAGCATGGATTAATCAGTGGGAACAACGCTCTGATAAACAATCAACACATGCTTTGTTTATTCGACAAGCTATTATCTCTACCGCATTGATTGATATGAATCGCGGTGTCGCCGTCATTAAAATGCTGATTGGTATCTGCCCTTTATTAGGGCTATTAGGTACAGTTACTGGCATGATCAATGTTTTTGATGTGATGGCAGTGACGGGTACGGGTAATGCACGAGCAATGGCTGCCGGAGTTTCCTCAGCAACCATTCCGACCATGGCGGGAATGGTGATTGCCATTGCTGGGCTGTATTTCAGTAAATTGATTGAAGAATGGGTCAGTGATGAATCACATCATTTGGCTGATTTATTAAAATATCACTAA
- a CDS encoding biopolymer transport protein ExbD, with protein sequence MRRRSNRSSVEQSADIDMTPMLDIVFIMLIFFIVTTSFVKESGIDVNRPSAQSGETKVQGNVIIGIKANGEVWIDKRLVDVRAVRANVSRLRAENPLGSVIIAADRDTKTHHLVAVIDQVRQAGVPAPVIATESEAQ encoded by the coding sequence ATGCGCCGTAGATCTAATCGTTCCTCAGTTGAACAAAGTGCTGATATTGACATGACTCCTATGCTGGATATTGTTTTTATCATGCTTATTTTCTTTATTGTGACCACTTCATTTGTTAAAGAGTCGGGGATTGATGTTAATCGTCCAAGTGCTCAGTCAGGTGAAACCAAGGTACAAGGCAATGTCATTATTGGTATTAAAGCTAATGGTGAAGTCTGGATAGATAAACGTTTGGTCGATGTACGTGCCGTACGTGCCAATGTCTCGCGTTTACGTGCAGAAAACCCACTAGGTTCGGTTATTATTGCTGCCGACAGAGATACCAAAACCCACCATTTAGTGGCTGTTATTGATCAAGTACGGCAGGCAGGTGTACCTGCTCCTGTGATTGCGACCGAGTCGGAAGCGCAGTGA
- a CDS encoding biopolymer transport protein ExbB, translated as MKLITSFMLIFIVTNNAWAEHQNLDQLLSNVKQAQQQGRKINRTREVEFLAEKQAQQQVLKVTQAKLAQQEVLSKTLKQHLEDNEELLAKLETQLKEKSGELGELFGVARQAAGDLSADLTNSLVSAQYPEREVPLVKMIESKSLPTIEQLETLWFTLQQEMTETGKVVRFNTEIQSATGEREQTEVIRIGAFNAVANGGYLRYSPDTKILVSLARQPADKYLDLLQPFTQAQTGSVAVAIDPTRGVMLSMLIQTPDTVERIQQGGVIGFIILALGAIGFLYALLRLTILTLTGSKMSKQVDSSEASDNNPLGRVLLATEKDMAQDTETLELVLDEAITREVPALEKGLSLIKLFAAVAPLLGLLGTVTGMIATFQSISLFGTGDPKLMADGISQALVTTMLGLCVAIPLLFLYNLVASRSKTLIQILDEQSAGIMSRRMGN; from the coding sequence ATGAAATTAATAACAAGTTTTATGCTGATATTTATTGTTACTAATAATGCATGGGCAGAGCACCAAAATTTAGATCAGTTATTAAGTAATGTTAAACAAGCGCAACAGCAAGGTCGTAAAATAAACCGCACTCGGGAAGTGGAGTTTTTAGCAGAAAAACAAGCGCAGCAACAAGTGCTGAAAGTGACACAAGCGAAATTAGCACAACAGGAAGTTTTAAGTAAGACGCTTAAACAACACTTGGAAGATAATGAGGAATTACTTGCCAAGCTAGAGACGCAATTAAAAGAAAAAAGTGGTGAGCTCGGTGAGCTATTTGGTGTAGCGCGACAAGCTGCAGGTGACTTAAGTGCTGATTTAACTAACTCATTAGTATCTGCGCAATACCCTGAGCGAGAAGTGCCATTAGTAAAGATGATTGAAAGCAAGTCTTTGCCAACCATTGAGCAGCTAGAAACACTTTGGTTTACTTTACAACAAGAAATGACTGAGACGGGTAAAGTTGTGCGCTTTAATACCGAAATTCAATCTGCTACGGGTGAACGTGAGCAGACTGAAGTGATTCGTATTGGTGCCTTTAATGCTGTTGCTAATGGAGGGTATTTACGATATTCACCTGATACGAAAATACTGGTTAGTTTGGCACGACAACCTGCTGATAAATATTTAGATTTATTACAGCCTTTTACACAAGCGCAAACAGGCTCTGTAGCTGTTGCTATTGACCCTACTCGAGGGGTGATGCTTAGCATGTTGATTCAAACACCTGATACGGTAGAGCGAATTCAGCAAGGTGGTGTGATTGGCTTCATTATCTTGGCACTAGGTGCTATTGGCTTTTTATATGCTTTACTACGCTTAACGATACTCACGTTGACGGGTAGCAAAATGAGTAAGCAAGTCGATAGTAGTGAAGCTTCAGATAATAACCCATTGGGACGGGTGTTATTGGCAACTGAAAAAGATATGGCACAAGATACCGAAACACTGGAGTTAGTTTTAGATGAAGCCATTACTCGCGAAGTACCTGCTTTAGAAAAAGGCTTGTCGCTGATTAAGTTATTTGCAGCAGTCGCACCATTATTAGGCTTGCTGGGAACGGTTACCGGTATGATTGCGACCTTTCAGTCGATCAGCTTATTTGGTACGGGCGACCCTAAATTGATGGCAGATGGTATTTCGCAAGCCTTGGTGACTACGATGCTGGGTTTATGTGTCGCAATTCCATTATTGTTTTTATATAACTTAGTGGCTTCACGTAGCAAAACATTAATACAAATATTGGATGAGCAAAGTGCCGGCATTATGAGTCGCCGTATGGGCAATTAA
- a CDS encoding MoxR-like ATPase: MSDASPSDSLIAIQQLKNTISEQIIGQDVLVERMLIALLADGHILVEGAPGLAKTRAINTLSKGIQADFQRVQFTPDLLPADLTGTEIYRPQQGSFEFQKGPLFHNLVLADEINRSPAKVQAALLESMAERQITVGGTTYPLPPLFLVMATQNPIEQEGTYPLPEAQLDRFLLHVKIDYPSAEHEKQILHLARNEAQQGSQSAAQHSQAISQESLFTARQEVLNTYMADNLEDYLLQIILATRNPAAYGEDLAHWVQYGASPRASIALDRCARAKAWLNGKDYVAPEDIQDMAFDILRHRVILSYEAEAEGITSDDFIEQLIARIAVP; this comes from the coding sequence ATGTCAGACGCAAGTCCTAGCGATAGCCTTATCGCCATACAACAATTAAAAAACACTATTAGCGAACAAATCATCGGCCAAGATGTTTTAGTAGAGCGCATGTTAATTGCCTTGCTGGCTGATGGACATATATTAGTAGAAGGCGCACCAGGGTTAGCCAAAACCCGCGCAATCAATACACTCAGTAAAGGCATACAAGCAGACTTTCAGCGGGTGCAGTTTACCCCTGATTTATTACCTGCAGATTTAACAGGCACGGAAATTTATCGCCCGCAACAAGGTAGTTTTGAATTCCAAAAAGGCCCGCTATTTCATAACCTAGTCTTAGCTGATGAAATCAACCGTTCTCCAGCCAAAGTACAGGCAGCATTATTAGAATCCATGGCAGAAAGACAAATTACCGTTGGTGGCACAACCTACCCGCTCCCCCCTCTCTTTTTGGTTATGGCTACCCAAAATCCGATTGAGCAAGAAGGTACTTATCCTTTACCTGAAGCCCAATTAGACCGTTTTTTATTGCATGTCAAAATTGATTACCCCAGTGCCGAACATGAAAAGCAAATTTTGCATTTAGCACGTAATGAAGCTCAACAAGGCAGCCAGTCAGCAGCACAGCACAGCCAAGCTATCAGCCAGGAAAGCTTATTTACAGCACGCCAAGAAGTGCTTAATACTTATATGGCAGATAACTTGGAAGATTATTTATTACAAATCATTCTTGCCACTCGTAACCCTGCGGCTTATGGCGAAGATTTAGCGCATTGGGTTCAATATGGAGCCAGCCCGCGCGCCAGTATTGCTCTTGATCGCTGCGCACGCGCCAAAGCATGGCTAAACGGCAAAGATTACGTTGCTCCGGAAGACATTCAAGATATGGCTTTTGATATTTTACGGCATCGCGTTATTTTATCTTATGAAGCCGAAGCGGAAGGCATTACTAGCGACGATTTTATTGAACAGCTTATTGCCAGAATTGCAGTACCATGA